In one window of Meiothermus sp. DNA:
- a CDS encoding DinB family protein gives MKLRDQVMRLGVPWFVEVPASRRSYVQLYRALEQSGSQIVARIRKSRSSLAEKTIRHIIGIERWGQRRLRVALSEPLLMDGHHPYKPPEGLTHDRLAEEFQATRQQTLALVKRLEDLPVGEKIPHNSLGPLSVKGWLFYLNLHADLESRRLR, from the coding sequence ATGAAACTTCGAGATCAGGTCATGCGACTGGGGGTACCGTGGTTTGTGGAAGTGCCTGCCTCGCGCCGCAGCTATGTTCAACTGTACCGCGCGCTGGAACAGAGCGGCTCACAAATTGTCGCTCGAATACGTAAGTCCAGGTCGTCCCTGGCCGAAAAAACTATCCGCCACATTATCGGCATCGAACGCTGGGGTCAGCGGCGCTTGCGGGTTGCGCTAAGCGAGCCTTTGCTGATGGATGGACACCATCCCTACAAGCCGCCCGAGGGCCTCACCCACGATAGACTGGCCGAGGAGTTCCAGGCCACCCGCCAGCAGACTTTGGCCCTGGTCAAGCGCCTGGAAGACCTTCCTGTCGGCGAAAAAATCCCCCACAACAGCCTGGGGCCCCTCTCGGTCAAGGGCTGGCTGTTTTACCTTAATCTTCATGCCGATCTAGAAAGCCGCCGGTTGCGCTAG
- a CDS encoding winged helix-turn-helix domain-containing protein, with protein MRLKTKFWLESDTGNFLLGPGTLRLLVAVAERGSLKAGAKAIGLSYRSAWDRLKKAEEGLGFPLLERHSGGEGGGGSTLTKDALELVERYRRFAQESEAELEARFTVVFADWRKGASTLQNVKAKKNKR; from the coding sequence ATGCGGCTAAAGACGAAGTTTTGGCTCGAGTCCGACACGGGCAATTTTTTGCTGGGGCCGGGTACTTTACGCTTACTCGTAGCGGTAGCCGAGCGCGGCAGCCTCAAGGCCGGGGCTAAAGCCATCGGACTGAGCTACCGCAGCGCTTGGGACAGGCTTAAAAAAGCCGAGGAAGGGTTGGGCTTTCCACTTTTGGAGCGCCACTCCGGGGGAGAAGGTGGCGGGGGCAGCACGCTTACCAAAGATGCCCTGGAGCTGGTCGAGCGGTACCGGCGTTTTGCCCAGGAATCAGAAGCAGAACTCGAGGCCCGTTTTACCGTGGTTTTCGCAGACTGGCGTAAAGGCGCGAGCACCTTGCAAAATGTAAAAGCAAAAAAGAACAAAAGATAA
- the ftsH gene encoding ATP-dependent zinc metalloprotease FtsH produces the protein MPTRINPWSLIIVVILAYWLFTLFGGSNNARTTVSYSDFIAYVEQGKVARVVLQEGRINGFFKAPERIQVGNATETTDRFTVIALPPGFSDPQFTNLLRQNGVEITNRPPSLWGQLLFTLLPILLLIGFWWFFFMRSQGGAGQVMQFGQSRARQYGKERRVSTTFKDVAGHNEAKRELMEVVDFLKNPQKYIAIGAEIPKGVLLVGPPGTGKTLLTRAVAGEAGVPFFSVSASEFMEMFVGVGASRVRTLFEEARRNAPAIIFIDELDSIGRKRGAGIGGGHDEREQTLNQILSEMDGFEKDTSVIVLAATNRPDILDPALLRPGRFDRQVVIGLPTLEERKEILLVHMRGKKFAPDVDVNNLARLTPQFSGADLKNLVNEAALQAARENATEITNAHFQTALDKIMLGLERGTLKLSEQEKRAVAYHEAGHAIAGEVLPYADKTEKVSIVPRGMALGVRWSKPEERILMSKEHLEDTLAMTLAGRAAEELFVGTITTGASNDFKQATSLAKQMVLDWGMGDHFKNVAWGSNTGPIFLGEEIAKKQDHSEETSRLIDADIRAILDRAYEKAKQVLSDNAKAVHQLSEELLESEIVQGERVREIIAQTKRPEAVAPAAYNPEI, from the coding sequence TTGCCTACGCGCATCAATCCCTGGAGCTTGATAATTGTCGTCATCCTGGCCTATTGGCTCTTTACCCTATTTGGCGGCAGCAACAACGCCCGCACCACCGTGTCGTATAGCGATTTTATCGCCTATGTCGAGCAAGGCAAGGTCGCCCGGGTGGTGTTGCAAGAAGGCCGTATCAACGGCTTTTTCAAAGCCCCTGAGCGCATTCAGGTTGGCAACGCCACTGAAACCACCGATCGCTTTACCGTCATCGCGCTTCCTCCGGGCTTCAGCGACCCGCAATTCACCAACCTGCTGCGCCAGAATGGGGTCGAGATTACCAACCGCCCCCCCAGCTTGTGGGGACAGTTGCTGTTTACCCTCCTGCCGATTCTGCTCCTGATTGGTTTCTGGTGGTTCTTCTTCATGCGTTCGCAGGGGGGAGCAGGTCAGGTCATGCAGTTTGGGCAGAGCCGGGCCCGGCAGTATGGCAAGGAGCGAAGGGTCAGTACCACCTTTAAAGATGTGGCCGGGCATAACGAAGCCAAGCGGGAACTAATGGAAGTGGTGGACTTCCTCAAGAACCCGCAGAAGTACATTGCCATTGGGGCCGAGATTCCCAAGGGTGTGCTGCTGGTCGGGCCGCCCGGCACCGGTAAAACCCTCCTGACCCGCGCCGTTGCCGGGGAAGCGGGTGTGCCTTTCTTCTCGGTTTCGGCCTCGGAGTTCATGGAGATGTTTGTGGGGGTAGGGGCCAGCCGGGTGCGCACCTTGTTTGAGGAAGCTCGCCGCAACGCCCCGGCCATCATCTTTATCGATGAGCTCGACTCGATTGGACGCAAGCGCGGTGCTGGCATTGGCGGCGGCCACGACGAGCGGGAACAGACCCTCAACCAGATTCTTTCCGAGATGGACGGCTTCGAGAAAGACACCAGCGTCATCGTGCTGGCCGCCACCAACCGCCCGGACATTCTGGATCCGGCCCTGTTGCGCCCGGGGCGCTTTGACCGCCAGGTGGTTATTGGGCTCCCTACCCTGGAAGAACGCAAGGAGATTTTGCTGGTGCACATGCGGGGCAAGAAGTTTGCCCCCGATGTGGACGTGAACAACCTGGCCCGCCTCACCCCGCAGTTCAGCGGAGCCGACCTGAAAAACCTGGTCAACGAAGCCGCCTTGCAAGCTGCTCGCGAAAACGCCACCGAGATTACCAACGCACACTTCCAGACCGCGCTCGACAAAATTATGCTGGGTCTGGAACGGGGAACCCTGAAGCTCAGCGAGCAGGAAAAGCGGGCCGTGGCCTACCACGAAGCGGGTCATGCGATTGCGGGTGAGGTGCTGCCCTATGCCGACAAGACCGAGAAGGTCTCGATTGTGCCCAGAGGTATGGCCCTGGGGGTACGCTGGAGCAAGCCTGAGGAACGCATCCTGATGAGCAAGGAACACCTCGAGGATACCCTGGCCATGACCCTGGCTGGCCGGGCTGCAGAAGAATTATTTGTCGGCACCATCACCACCGGGGCCTCCAACGACTTCAAACAAGCCACCAGTCTGGCCAAGCAAATGGTGCTGGACTGGGGCATGGGCGACCACTTCAAAAACGTGGCCTGGGGCTCCAACACAGGGCCTATCTTCTTAGGTGAGGAAATTGCTAAGAAACAGGACCACTCCGAAGAGACCAGTCGCCTTATCGACGCCGACATACGCGCTATTCTGGACCGGGCCTACGAAAAAGCCAAACAGGTATTATCCGACAACGCCAAGGCCGTACACCAGCTCTCCGAGGAACTTCTGGAGTCGGAAATTGTACAGGGTGAGCGCGTTCGTGAGATTATCGCTCAGACCAAACGTCCGGAAGCAGTAGCTCCAGCAGCCTATAATCCTGAAATTTGA
- a CDS encoding tetratricopeptide repeat protein has protein sequence MQAVLEALHQGDYDTAFETLVRTLALAQGQDAAEAALLLAEAYSLYGEGGIEGANRALEEGLGSVPTLEAHPRYRAILGEMRALEGASEEDVRQILPQTTDPRALYHRAQALMYLGLPEEALEILNRPLELPAFLAWRAHTLRGKALERLGRAAEAAAAYKDAARLAVGLEHYWNLIDAAAMFVEAGMGQEALTALREAEPDAPELEDPEDAATRYYLEARSQLLLGNPSLALEAIQRALEKEREGAELAHGTPLVHGQALMQLGHPREAIDAFREAVRRAEDPDKSYALHELAVAYLEAGELAEAEATLREVMRDPEYGYQGEAYGDLAEVLYRLGRYEEASRAAQEAIRLGSLSAGHLILGNLAYDLLHLEEALEHYTKACEEALEGSRDWVTAQQMVVDTLAQLGFRRPDEIVSRSEAVLPFLHPADEWHHTLSNYLERARSLMGGSRTLN, from the coding sequence ATGCAAGCGGTTCTCGAGGCCCTCCACCAAGGCGACTACGATACGGCGTTTGAGACGCTGGTACGCACATTGGCGCTGGCGCAGGGGCAGGACGCAGCCGAGGCGGCCTTGCTGCTGGCGGAGGCATATTCGCTGTATGGGGAAGGGGGTATCGAGGGGGCCAACCGGGCCCTGGAAGAAGGTCTGGGCAGTGTACCCACCCTCGAGGCCCACCCCCGTTACCGCGCCATTTTGGGCGAGATGCGGGCCTTGGAAGGGGCCTCGGAAGAAGATGTGCGGCAAATTTTGCCCCAGACCACCGACCCACGTGCGCTCTACCACCGGGCCCAGGCCCTGATGTACCTGGGCTTGCCGGAAGAGGCGCTGGAGATTCTGAACCGGCCCCTCGAGCTACCCGCTTTCCTGGCCTGGCGGGCCCACACCTTGCGGGGCAAGGCCCTGGAGCGTCTGGGCCGGGCCGCCGAGGCGGCTGCTGCCTACAAGGACGCCGCACGGCTGGCGGTGGGGCTGGAACACTACTGGAACCTGATAGACGCGGCGGCAATGTTCGTGGAGGCTGGAATGGGCCAGGAAGCCCTGACGGCCCTGCGGGAAGCCGAGCCCGACGCCCCCGAGCTCGAGGATCCGGAAGATGCGGCCACCCGCTACTACCTCGAGGCCCGCAGCCAGCTTTTGTTGGGTAACCCCAGCCTGGCCCTCGAGGCCATCCAGCGCGCTTTGGAGAAAGAGCGAGAAGGCGCCGAGCTGGCCCACGGTACCCCTTTGGTTCACGGGCAGGCCCTGATGCAGCTAGGCCACCCCCGTGAGGCCATCGATGCGTTCCGTGAGGCCGTGCGGCGGGCCGAAGACCCCGACAAAAGCTATGCCCTGCACGAACTGGCGGTGGCCTATCTGGAAGCCGGCGAGCTGGCCGAGGCCGAGGCGACCCTGCGCGAGGTTATGCGTGACCCCGAGTATGGCTACCAGGGTGAAGCCTATGGCGATCTGGCCGAGGTCCTCTACCGCCTGGGCCGCTACGAGGAAGCCTCTCGGGCTGCCCAGGAAGCCATTCGGCTGGGCAGTTTGAGCGCCGGACATCTGATTCTGGGCAACCTGGCTTACGACCTGCTGCACCTGGAGGAGGCCCTCGAGCACTACACCAAAGCCTGTGAAGAGGCCCTCGAGGGCAGCCGTGACTGGGTCACGGCCCAGCAAATGGTGGTGGACACCCTGGCCCAGTTGGGGTTTCGTCGCCCCGACGAGATCGTCTCGCGCAGCGAGGCGGTGTTGCCCTTCTTGCACCCCGCCGATGAGTGGCATCACACCCTTAGCAACTACCTCGAGCGAGCCAGAAGCCTGATGGGTGGAAGCCGGACACTGAACTAA